A segment of the Odoribacter splanchnicus DSM 20712 genome:
AACATTGCATTTATTGGCATCGCAACAGACTTGGACAAAGACGAATGGATTAAATTTATTGAAGAGAAAGCTTTAAAAGGCACTCAACTGATAATGGACCGGAAATGGATTTCTTTCATGCACAGTTATGACGTTGCAACTATTCCTAGATATATTTTACTAGATAAAGAGGGAAAAATCATCAATTTAAATATGCCTCGTCCATCAAATCCCCAATGTATGAAAATACTCAAATCATTAAAGAGATAAGGTCTATAACAAATAGATGAAATCACTAGAGATCTGTAAATCTAATCTTTATAAGACCAAGGGACTGAATAACATTTTATTGTTAGATAGTCCCTTGGGATTAGATATCATAGCAGATTCCGGTCTGATGAACAAAAGTAATGTGGCTCTGTTGCGGCAAGCTGGCTATAAGTATATCCTTGGCGTACGCATCAGGAGCGAAAGAGTTCCCATTAAACAAGGGATTTTTTCATTAGAGAGAAAGGATAAGTCCTGTTGCGAATACAAGCGTAATGGAGAATGACTAATCTGAAAGGATACATTACCAATACAGATATTGACGCTGAACGTGTTATCGCTGAATATCACGGATTATGGGTGTGGAACGTGTTTTCAGAATTTCAAAAGGGACATTGGAAATGTACCCCATGTTTCACTTTACAGAAAGAAGGATTGAGGCACATGTATGCACCTGCTTCATCGTCTGCAAAATATACAAGGAATTGGAGAGACTTGTTGGCTTTAACAAGATTGCGATGAGTGTTGATCATGTGCTTGATGCGGCAAAAACCATTACAACAATTAGAATAAAGATGCCAGAGAATGGCAGCTGCTTTACGAAGACTCTCTTCTTGACTGAGAAACATCTTGCAATCAAGACACTTTGTAACCAGCCCGAGAGTGTCTCCTGATTTTGGGGACGCATTGACGAAGTCAGGACGATAAAGGGTTGTAGATGACTGAAACGTTGTTTAGTTCTGTCCATTTGATTTTATCTTTTTCGCTCAGTACGATAAACCATTTCAATTTTTTCTGCATTGGGTTTTCTAGGAGAGATGACGGACGGAATTCCGGATTTCCGAAGGAGAGATATTCAGATTTTGACAAAAATTGGTAATGTGCTGAATATTGACCGGTGGTTCGTCAGTGGGGGCTTTTAGAATATAGGGCATCTGTTCGAAGTCTTCATCTGTTTCAGAGAAAATAAATGGGATATAAAATAAATCCTAAAAATTTTGTGTCCAACTTTTAGGGTGCACTTCACTTGTGAAGCCCTATCTTCACTGATACAAAGATAGGGTGCAGGATTGACAATTCTCTTTTTTTTCAGTTATAAATTTTGACAAGATTGTTGTATATTCGGGTTGAATAGAAAAACAATTTCCTGAATGGAGAGAAAAATCGGGAATATTTGTAATTTTGTACAAAATTTAAAAGTTGTATAAACAAAATAAATTATGCAGATAAATCCGGCAGAATTTAAGTTACTTGTAGTTGATGATGTTCAAACCAATGTACTTTTGTTAAAAGCTTTGCTTGGTAAGGAAGGGTACGGCATTCTGGTGGCGAATAACGGGCAGGAGGCTTTGGAAGTGATTCGGAATGAAAATCCCGACTTGATATTGCTGGATGTTATGATGCCCGGAATGGATGGATTCGAGGTGGCTGAACGCCTGAAATCGGAAGAGTTCCGCTGTGAGATTCCTATTATTTTCCTGACAGCTTTAGATGACACCCAAAGCATTGTCAATGGCTTCAAACTGGGAGTGGGCGATTTTATATCCAAACCTTTCCGGAAAGAAGAATTGATGGTCAGAATAAAACACCAATTGTCGTTGGTGGCTGCCCGGCGGATTATAGAGGAAAAAAATGAAGAGCTGAGGAAAACCATTGCCGGGAGAGATAAAATGTATTCGGTGATTGCTCATGATTTGCGCTCTCCGATGGCTTCTATGAAGATGTTATTGAATACCATTATGATGAGCGTGGAGAAAGATAAGATCGATCCGGATATTTTCGATATGCTTGAAATGAGTAACAAGACTTCGGAAGAAGTATTCAGCTTACTGGATAATCTGTTGAAATGGACGAAAAGTCAATTGGGTAAATTGACGGTTATTCCGCAGAAATTGGATATCAGTGGACTGGCGGATGGGGTGGTGGAAGTGATGAACTCTGTCGCCGAAGTGAAACATATCAAATTGATCCGCACGGATCATGAGTCTTTTTTTGTCTATGTGGATATCGAAATGATCAAATCCATTTTGAGAAATTTAATATCTAATGCAGTGAAATTCAGTAATCCTGATTCGGAGATCAAGGTCGGGATTAAGGCAGAGGATGGGAAAGTGATCGTATCGGTGACCGATTCAGGTAAAGGGATAAAAAAAGAAGATCAGCATAAATTGTTGAAAGATAGTACTCATTTTACCACTTACGGTACCAATAGTGAGGAGGGATCGGGATTAGGATTGTTGCTTTGCCGGGATTTCGCCCGTAAAAACGGAGGAGAACTTTGGTTTGAATCCGAAGAAAATCTAGGTTCTGTTTTCAGTTTTTCTTTACCGCAATTAATAGCTTAAAATAGAGAATCCGATGAATCATATTATTATTATGGCCGGTGGAGTAGGAAGTCGGTTTTGGCCGATGAGTACTCCTGAGAGACCGAAGCAATTTATCGATGTTTTAGGGACTGGATATACTTTATTGCAGCTTACGGCAGATCGTTTTGAAGGGATTTGTCCGGTGGAAAATATATGGGTCGTTACTTCTGTCCGGTATCGGGAGCTGGTGAAAGCTCAATTACCCGGAATCCCGGATTCCAATATATTGCTCGAGCCCTGTATGCGTAATACGGCTCCTTGTATTGCCTATGCAGCCTGGAAGATTAAAAAGAAAGATCCGCAAGCGAATTTGATTGTCACGGCGGCCGATCATATCGTGATGGATGTGCCTGAATTTAAACGGGTGATCCGTGAAGGGATAGATTTTGTGAAAAGCGAGGATCGGATTCTGACTATAGGGATGTGGCCGACCCGTCCGGAAACCGGGTATGGTTATATAAAAGTAAAACAGGAAGAAGACGGTGCGGAATCCGGAGCAAAAGTAATCAGGGAGGTGGAAGGATTTAAAGAAAAACCGGATTTGAAAACGGCAGAAGCTTATCTGGCGGCAGGGGGATATTATTGGAATGCCGGAATTTTTCTGTGGAATGTGAGGACGGTTGAAAATGCTTTCCGCCGGAATGAACCCGAAATAGCGGCTATATTCGATTCTTTGAACGATATTTATTATTCTTCGGACGAACAGCAGGCAATCGATGCAAAATTCCCCGAATGTAAGCATATTTCTGTCGATTACGCCATTATGGAGCATGCTTCCAATATTTATGTTTTTCCCGCAGCTTTCGGATGGTCTGATCTGGGAACCTGGGGGTCTTTGTACGAACAATTACCGAAAGGAGATGGAAGAAATGCGGTTGTCGGCGGCAAGGTATGTATGGTGGAGAGTGAAGGGTGTGTCGTGCATGTTTCGGCTGATAAGAAAATATTGATTCAGGGATTGAAAGATTATATCGTTGCCGAACAGGACAATGTGATTCTGATATGCCGGAAAGCCGACGAACAACGGATCAAAGAATTTTCAACCCAACTTCGATAAACATTTTTCGTGATTTTTCGTTTAGAAAATAAAAACGAAGAGTCATGAAAATAGAAACTTTTACTTTACGTAGCAACGATACCGGGGGTGTGGCTGCGTTACGGCAGGTACATCCGGATTGTGGCGGACAGAATATCTCTCCCGAGCTTTCCTGGGTGAATGCCCCCGAAGGTACACGTAGTTTTGCCATTACCATGTACGATAAAGATGCTCCTACCGGAGGTGGGTTCTGGCATTGGCTGATGTTCGATATTCCGGCTAGTGTCGGTGAACTGCGTCCGGATGCCGGGAATACATTCGGTCATTTAGCACCGGTTTCGGCAGTACAGAGTTTGAATGATTACGGTACTTATGGTTACGGAGGGCCCAATCCTCCTCATGGGCATGGGTGGCATAATTATATGATTACCTTGTATGCTTTGGATATCGAATCACTGGAAATGTCCAAAGATACTCTTCCCGCACAGGTCGGATTTAAGCTTTGGAAACATACTTTAGAAAAGGCTTCTATTGTTTTCTATTACCGTACTTGAAAAAGAACGGACATTTTTTGTTCCTTGGGGTAAGTTTTGTTTTCTTTGTGTGCTAAATACAAGGAAAAGATTATGGTAAATGTAATTGATACCCGGAATTCTGTTTTAAATACTTTTTTGTCTGAGATCAGAGCGGTAGATATTCAGCAAGACCGCATGCGATTCCGGCGTAATCTGGAACGGGTGGGGGAAGTGATGGCTTATGAAATCAGTAAAACGTTCGATTATAGTGCCCGGACGATCCAGACTCCGATCAATCCGATTTCGGTGATGTTGCCCCGGCAAGAAGTGGTTATCGCTACAGTGTTGAGGGCCGGCTTGCCTTTTCATCAGGGATTTCTGAATTATTTCGATCATGCAGGAAGTGCCTTTGTTTCTGCCCGCCGGGCTTATAGCCGGGTAGAGGGACAAATCGAAATCCGGTTCGATTCGGTTTATACCCCCGATTTGACTGGAAAACAACTTTTACTGGTCGATCCGATGCTGGCAACCGGTAAATCCCTGGTGATCACTTACCGGGAATTGTTGAAACAGGGGAATTTGCCTGCTCATACGCATATCGCTTCAGTCATTGCCAGCCGGCAAGGTGTGGAATATGTGGAAAAAGAATTGGCAGGAGAGCCGTTGACTTTGTGGACAGCTGCTCTGGATGAGGCTTTGACCGATAAATTCTATATCGATCCGGGGTTGGGAGATGCCGGTGATCTGGCATTCGGAGATAAGAAATAAGGTCGTTTTTTGCGAAGTAAAATCAGCACAGAGGTGAAAAAAAATAGCATACTGTTTTTTCTATTTATATGGATCGGTCTTCCCGTGTGGGCGCAGTATAAAACATTGAAGGATATTTCTTATGTACCTGTTTCCGATACGGATGCTTACCGGAAAGAACGTTGTAAACTGGATTTGTATTATCCGGAGCAGCAGAAAGGTTTTGCCACGATCGTCTGGTTTCACGGGGGTGGATTGGAAGGTGGGGGAAAGGAAATTCCGCCTGTTTTTCAGGGACGGAAAATAGCTGTGGCGGGCGTGAATTACCGGTTAAGTCCCCGGGCTACCCATCCGGCTTATATCGACGATGCGGCAGCTGCTGTGGCTTGGGTGATGAAACATATCGGGGAATATGGGGGAGATCCCACCCGGGTATACGTGGCCGGGCATTCTGCCGGAGGATACCTCACCCTGATGGTGGGGTTGGATAAAGCCTATCTGGCACGGTACGGGGAAGATGCCGATCGTTTGGCCGGACTTTTCCCGGTAAGTGGTCAGACGAATACTCATTTTACGATTCGGAAGGAACGGAATATCCCGTTCGATATTCCTGTTGTCGATTGCTATGCACCGCTTAATCGGGCACGTAAGGGGATACCTCCTTTGGTGATGATAACCGGAGACCGGCAGTTGGAAATGACAGCCCGTTACGAAGAAAATTTGCACCTTGAAGTTATACTGAAAGCTTTGGGGAACGACAAAGTCACCCTTTATGAATTGCAGGGATTCGATCATGGATCGGTATATACTCCTGCCTGTCATTTGATTTTGAATCAGATCAAACCCTGAAAGCTTGTAATAGCTTGCAAATCTGAGTGATCAGCCGTTGCAGGTGGGTAGCGGCAAATTCGGGATGCATGGATTTTTCCAGAGTCACCGGACCCGGGGCGATGGAAAATATGCCACTGAATCCTGCGGTATACAAGGAAGGGGTATCTGCAATATGGCCGGCTACCAGAAGGACCGGAATGTTTTGTTTACGGGCTTCCCGAAGTATGCCGTAAGCCACTTTTCCCATAGTCGTTTGTGCATCGGCACTTCCTTCTCCGGTGATGATGAGATCGGCATTTTGGATTCGCTTACCGAACTGAAGATGGGTTAGGATCAAGTCAATCCCGGACATTAACCGGGCATTCGTAAAAGCCAGAAAAGCTCCTCCGACTCCTCCGGCTGCTCCGGAGCCGGGAATCCGGCCGATGTCTTTTCCGGTAGTTTGGGCGATAACGGCAGCTATAGCTTGCATGCCTGCTTCCAGATGCTCTGTCATTTCGGGGGTTGCTCCTTTCTGTCCGGCGAATATCCGGGTAGCCCCACGGGGACCGTAAAAAGGATTATCGACATCGCAGGCGATGGTGAAACTGGCTTCGGACAGAGCCGGATGAACCGCCGTGGTGTCGATAGCAGCGACTCGCGATAATATTTGTCCTCCGCTTCCTAAAAGCTTATTGTCGTGATCGAAAAAGCGGAATCCTAAAGCTTGTAACATGCCTAAACCGGCATCGTTCGTGGCACTTCCGCCTATTCCGATAATAAAGTGCCGGCATCCTTTGTTCAGGGCTTCTGCAATGATTTCTCCCAGACCATAGGAGGTCGTGAGCATGGGATTCCGCCGGGAGGGAGGTAACAGTGGCAGGCCGCTGATCCTTGCCATTTCCACCAATGCCGTGCGGCCGTCTTCCGAGATACCGAATTGCGTAGTTATTTTTTGCATAAGTGGGTTATGGGCGACAAGCGGAACGGTATGGCCGTGGAAAGCATCCGTCAGGATTTCCAGTATGCCTTCACCCCCGTCGGCTACCGGAAAATGCAGTACTTCACACTGCGGAAAGATTGTTTTGATACCTTGTTCTGCTGCCTCGTCGGCTTCACGGGAACTTAAACTTCCCTTGAAAGAATCTATTGCTACAACGATTTTATTCATGTTTGTGACGGATTAAATTCCCATATGTCCGGCAAATATAAGAAAAGTATTATTTGGGCCGTTATATACATATTAGGACTTATAAAAGTAGGTTTATTTCGTTAGTAATCCGTCTTCGGTGATCGTGTTTGGGGACCCGGTCGCTTCTGTCGGTCGTCTACCTTTTTCTATCACTGACCGGCGGACCGTTCCGGGCGAACCGGTCTGACGGCACAAAACCCGGAATCGGAATAGAATGAAAAAAAATTGAACCTACATTTTAGGATACACAGGAAGCTACCGATCATTTATCTGTTGATTTTCTTTCGGAAACATTTTTAACTTCTTGTATTTTCCCTTATATTTGTCACTTGTGGAAATGAACAGATATTTGATCGCTGCATTGTATGTTATGGCCGGTTGTGCCGTAACGATTCCTTTAAAGGCTCAGGGTTGTGGAGAGTCTTTGAGAGGGGAAAGGTGTAGATTGATCATAACCAATACGGTAAAGGTCGTATCTGTTTATTTGGAAGAAGAAGAAGAGGAACAGGTTTTTTGTTCCGGTTTGCCTCCGGATTATTTTCAAATCCCCGTCGTCGAGGCGCTTGCCGATGATTTTACTTTCGATAAAACGGTCCGTGTCAATATCGGATCCTTATGTCGTATTGCCCATAAGATCAGGGCTCCTGAGGTTTAATCTGCAAATTATAATTAAGATTTACGAGGGTAGTCTATCTCGGATAGACGGTAGGAAATTTAATTTTCTGAAAGATTGACGAAGTGTCGTCGATTAAAATTTTACTGTTAATAATTTACAATTTATAATTAAATGGGTTTTAATGATATTTTAAAAAGCCTGTTCGGAAATAAATCCGACCGGGATATGAAAGAACTGATGCCGATTGTGGCCAAGGTGAATGCAGAGTGGGAGAAGCTGAAAAGTATCAGTGCCGATGAATTACGTGCAGTTGCTGAAGATATGAAAAAGGAAGTACGTGAATATATCGGAGAAGAAGAGAATGAGATTGCAGCACTCAAACGGAAAGTGGAAGAGGAAAGGCCTGCGATCGAAGAACGGGAGGAAATTTACGATCGTATAGATAAGCTGGAAGAACAGATCGACAAAAAGGTAGAAGAAGTTTTGACCGGATTGATGCCTAAAGCCTTTGCTGTGATGAAGGAAACCGCCCGTCGTTTTAAAGAGAATACTGAAATTGAAGTGACGGCGACCCAATTCGACCGGGATTTGGCAGTTACCCACGATTTTGTCGAGATAGAAGGTGACAAAGCCATTTATTTCAATTCCTGGCTTGCCGGAGGAAATGAAGTGACCTGGGATATGGTGCATTATGACGTGCAGCTGATCGGTGGTGCTGTTTTGCATCAGGGAAAAATTGCAGAGATGGCTACCGGTGAAGGAAAGACCTTGGTGGCTACTCTTCCGGTGTTTCTGAATGCTTTGAGCGGACGTGGTGTACATATGGTGACGGTAAACGATTACCTGGCTAAACGTGACTCGGAGTGGATGGGACCGCTTTATATGTTCCATGGGCTTTCTGTCGATTGTATCGATAAGCATCAACCCAATTCTCCCCAGCGTCGGCAGGCTTATATGGCCGATATTACTTTCGGTACGAACAACGAATTCGGTTTCGATTATCTGCGTGATAATATGGCTATCAATCCGGAGGATTTGGTACAGCGTAAGCACAATTTTGCAATTGTCGACGAGGTCGATTCCGTATTGATCGACGATGCCCGTACGCCGTTGATTATTTCCGGCCCCGTACCCAAAGGAGACGATCAGATGTTCGATGAATACAAGCCCCGGGTGGAGCGCCTCGTGAAAATGCAACAGGAATTTGTGATGCAGACTTTTAAGGAAGCGAAAGAGCTGTTGGCCAGCGATGATTCTAAAAAGAGAAAAGAAGGGGGGATATTGTTACTGAGGGCACATAAAGGATTGCCCAAATACAAACCTTTGATCAAGTTTTTGAGTGAAGAAGGCAATAAAGCGATCCTGATCAAGACGGAAAACGAATACATGCAGGAAAATAACCGGAGAATGCCGGAGATTACCGATCCTTTGTATTTTGTGATCGATGAAAAACTGAATTCGATCGACCTGACCGATAAGGGACATGATACCATTACTGCTGCAGGTGAAGATCCGAAATTCTTTATCCTCCCGGATATCGGCTCGGAGATTGCAGAGATCGAACGGGACACGAAGGATGATAAAGAAAAATTGGCGAAGAAGGATGAACTGATCCAGAATTATGCGATGAAATCCGAACGGGTACATACTGTCAATCAGTTGTTGAAAGCCTATACCTTGTTCGAGAAGGATGTAGAATATGTAGTACTCGATAATAAAGTGAAGATCGTGGATGAGCAGACCGGGCGTATCATGGAAGGACGCCGCTATTCGGACGGTTTGCATCAGGCTATCGAAGCGAAAGAAAATGTAAAAGTCGAAGCTGCCACTCAGACTTTTGCAACGATTACTTTACAGAACTACTTCCGTATGTATCACAAGTTAGCCGGTATGACAGGTACGGCAGAGACGGAAGCCGGTGAGTTCTGGGATATTTATAAACTGGATGTGGTGGTCATTCCGACCAACCGTCCGGTGATCCGTATCGATGCCAATGATTTTGTGTTTAAAACGAAACGCGAGAAATACAATGCGGTTATCGATGAAATTGTCCGTTTGGTAGATTTAGGCCGGCCGGTTTTGGTGGGAACGACTTCTGTCGAGGTGTCCGAATTGCTGAGCCGTATGTTGAAACTGCGTGGTATCAAACACAATGTATTGAATGCGAAATTACATCAACGGGAAGCCGAGATCGTTGCCGAAGCCGGTAAATCGAAGACGGTGACTATCGCTACCAATATGGCAGGACGTGGTACGGACATCAAATTGAGCCCTGAGGTACGTGAGGCCGGAGGTTTGGCTATTATCGGTACCGAACGGCATGATTCCCGTCGTGTCGACCGTCAGTTACGTGGACGTGCCGGACGTCAGGGAGACCCGGGGTCTTCCCAGTTCTTCGTATCGCTCGAGGACGACCTGATGCGTTTGTTCAGCTCGGAACGTATAATCCGGGTGATGGACCGTTTGGGACATCAGGAAGGGGATGTGATTCAGCATTCTATGATTACCAAGTCTATCGAACGTGCACAGAAGAAGGTGGAAGAAAATAACTTCGGTATTCGTAAGCGTTTGCTGGAATATGACGATGTGATGAATTCCCAGCGTACAGTGATTTACAAACAACGTCGTCAGGCTTTGTTAGGAGAACGTATCGGTGTGGCTGTAGCAAATAATACTTACGATGTTTGTGAGGCAATCGTTATGGAATACCAGCCGGTGAACGATCCGGAAGGTTTCCGGATGGAAGTATTGAGGGTATTGTCCGTCGATTATGAAGTGGATCCGGAGGAATTCCAGAAAGCCCGTCCCAATGAATTGGCCGAATCGTTGTATCGATATGTACGGGAGGCTTATCAGCGTAAAGTCGAACATATCGCTCAGCAAGCTTATCCGGTGATCAAGAATGTATTCGAAACACGGGGAGATGTCTTTAAGAATATTGTCGTTCCTTTTACCGACGGTCAACGGATGTACAGCGTGGTGACCAACCTGGAGAAGGCCTATCGTACGAATGGTGAAGATTTGATGCGTTCTTTCGAGAAATCGGTCATTCTGGCTCATATCGATGAGGCCTGGAAAGAACATCTCCGCGAAATGGACGATCTGAAACAATCGGTTCAGAATGCTGCTTATGAACAGAAAGATCCTTTGTTGATTTATAAATTCGAGTCTTATAATTTGTTTAAGACTATGGTGGAAAAGATCAATAAAGGGATGGTGTCTACACTGATGAAAGGGCAGATTCCGATGCAAGAACCCGAGCATGTGCGTGAAGCTGAGGAAAAACGGACCGATTTGAGTAAACTGCGGGAAAGTCGTTCGGAGGCTCAGGCTGCTGCCGCCAACCGTGAACAGGTGCGGCACGAACCGGTGAAAGTAGGACCGAAAGTGGGGAGGAATGATCCTTGTCCATGTGGTAGCGGACTGAAGTATAAGAACTGCCACGGGAAAAATGAATAAACTGATTTTTGATTTAGGATTTACGATTTCAGATTTCAATGGTAAGTCTGAATCGTAAATCAAAAATCATAAATCGAAAATCATAATGTATGTTGTCTTTATTTATTAATTGGGATATTAGTCCCGAGATCTTCAATTTGGGGGGTATTTCCATTCGTTATTACGGGTTGCTGTTCGCTGTGGCCTTTATTTTAGGTTATAAGGTTGAAGAGAAAATGTTCAAGTCCGAAGGATTGCCTATGGCCTGGTTGGATAAATTGTGGTTGTATGTAGCGATCGCGACGATAGTCGGTGCCCGTTTGGGACATTGTATCTTTTACGACTGGGCTTATTATAGCCAGCATCCGCTGGAGATGATCCTGCCTGTACGGTTTTCGCCCGAATTTAAGTTTACCGGTTATCAGGGATTGGCCAGTCATGGCGCTGCAATAGGTATTATAGCCGGATTGTGGTATTATTCACGGAAAGTCAGCAAAAAATCTATATTCTGGATTTTAGACCGGGCTGTGATTCCGATTGCTTTAGCCGGCTTTTTTATCCGGACAGGAAATTTGATGAACTCTGAAATTGTGGGATTACCGACCAATATGCCTTGGGGATTCCGCTTCATGAATAGTGATTTACCGAATCCGGAATTGCCGCGCCATCCGGCTCAATTGTATGAAGCAATTTGTTACCTGTTTAGTTTTTTTGTTTTGATGTATCTTTATTGGCGAACGAACGTTAAGAAGAAAATGGGATTTATCTTCGGCGCTTTTTTGATCCTGATCTTCTCTGCCCGCTTTATTATCGAGTTCGTCAAGGAAGTACAGGAACCCTGGGAAGCTGGAATGGCCTTGAATATGGGACAGATTTTGAGTATTCCTTTTATTCTGGCGGGGATTTTTATGCTTTGGTATAGTAAGAAGTTGCCGGATGAAGGGGAGAAGAAAGGAAAAAAAGGGAAAGGCTAAAGGCTGTAAGCTATAAACTAGAGGTAAAAAGAATAGAGGTTAGAGGTGGAAGAGAGAGGGGACGGGAAATATGAAATTTTAGTTGAGAGGTTATGTACGAAGAGAAGTTTATGAGAGAAGCTATTCGTTTGGCTGTAGAGAATGTGAAACAGGGGACCGGGGGGCCGTTCGGCGCTGTTGTTGTCAAGGAGGGAAAAATTATCGCAGCTTGTGCCAATACGGTTACTCCGGATTGTGACCCGACAGCACATGCCGAAGTGAATGCGATTCGCGAGGCTTGTCGTAAGTTAGATACTTTTCAACTCGGGGGATGTGAGATATATGCCAGTTGTGAGCCTTGTCCTATGTGCCTTGGTGCTATTTATTGGGCAAGACCTTCCCGGGTATATTATGCCTCTACAAAAGAAGATGCAGCACTTGCCGGATTCGATGATTCCCTGATCTATAAAGAGATTGCCCTCCCCGAGGCCGATCGGAGTATTCCCTTTTTGAATGAGAAAGAGGATACGGCTGGAGAAGAATTCAGCTTGTGGAA
Coding sequences within it:
- a CDS encoding hybrid sensor histidine kinase/response regulator, with product MQINPAEFKLLVVDDVQTNVLLLKALLGKEGYGILVANNGQEALEVIRNENPDLILLDVMMPGMDGFEVAERLKSEEFRCEIPIIFLTALDDTQSIVNGFKLGVGDFISKPFRKEELMVRIKHQLSLVAARRIIEEKNEELRKTIAGRDKMYSVIAHDLRSPMASMKMLLNTIMMSVEKDKIDPDIFDMLEMSNKTSEEVFSLLDNLLKWTKSQLGKLTVIPQKLDISGLADGVVEVMNSVAEVKHIKLIRTDHESFFVYVDIEMIKSILRNLISNAVKFSNPDSEIKVGIKAEDGKVIVSVTDSGKGIKKEDQHKLLKDSTHFTTYGTNSEEGSGLGLLLCRDFARKNGGELWFESEENLGSVFSFSLPQLIA
- a CDS encoding alpha/beta hydrolase; its protein translation is MKKNSILFFLFIWIGLPVWAQYKTLKDISYVPVSDTDAYRKERCKLDLYYPEQQKGFATIVWFHGGGLEGGGKEIPPVFQGRKIAVAGVNYRLSPRATHPAYIDDAAAAVAWVMKHIGEYGGDPTRVYVAGHSAGGYLTLMVGLDKAYLARYGEDADRLAGLFPVSGQTNTHFTIRKERNIPFDIPVVDCYAPLNRARKGIPPLVMITGDRQLEMTARYEENLHLEVILKALGNDKVTLYELQGFDHGSVYTPACHLILNQIKP
- a CDS encoding TlpA family protein disulfide reductase, which gives rise to MKLKYVFSSLGILICLSVFADGVKPAKVGEQSPDFQFADKNGKMYSLKDFKGQYVFIDIWATHCFPCKEEIPYLEEIQEKLKKKNIAFIGIATDLDKDEWIKFIEEKALKGTQLIMDRKWISFMHSYDVATIPRYILLDKEGKIINLNMPRPSNPQCMKILKSLKR
- a CDS encoding glycerate kinase family protein — its product is MNKIVVAIDSFKGSLSSREADEAAEQGIKTIFPQCEVLHFPVADGGEGILEILTDAFHGHTVPLVAHNPLMQKITTQFGISEDGRTALVEMARISGLPLLPPSRRNPMLTTSYGLGEIIAEALNKGCRHFIIGIGGSATNDAGLGMLQALGFRFFDHDNKLLGSGGQILSRVAAIDTTAVHPALSEASFTIACDVDNPFYGPRGATRIFAGQKGATPEMTEHLEAGMQAIAAVIAQTTGKDIGRIPGSGAAGGVGGAFLAFTNARLMSGIDLILTHLQFGKRIQNADLIITGEGSADAQTTMGKVAYGILREARKQNIPVLLVAGHIADTPSLYTAGFSGIFSIAPGPVTLEKSMHPEFAATHLQRLITQICKLLQAFRV
- the secA gene encoding preprotein translocase subunit SecA, which gives rise to MGFNDILKSLFGNKSDRDMKELMPIVAKVNAEWEKLKSISADELRAVAEDMKKEVREYIGEEENEIAALKRKVEEERPAIEEREEIYDRIDKLEEQIDKKVEEVLTGLMPKAFAVMKETARRFKENTEIEVTATQFDRDLAVTHDFVEIEGDKAIYFNSWLAGGNEVTWDMVHYDVQLIGGAVLHQGKIAEMATGEGKTLVATLPVFLNALSGRGVHMVTVNDYLAKRDSEWMGPLYMFHGLSVDCIDKHQPNSPQRRQAYMADITFGTNNEFGFDYLRDNMAINPEDLVQRKHNFAIVDEVDSVLIDDARTPLIISGPVPKGDDQMFDEYKPRVERLVKMQQEFVMQTFKEAKELLASDDSKKRKEGGILLLRAHKGLPKYKPLIKFLSEEGNKAILIKTENEYMQENNRRMPEITDPLYFVIDEKLNSIDLTDKGHDTITAAGEDPKFFILPDIGSEIAEIERDTKDDKEKLAKKDELIQNYAMKSERVHTVNQLLKAYTLFEKDVEYVVLDNKVKIVDEQTGRIMEGRRYSDGLHQAIEAKENVKVEAATQTFATITLQNYFRMYHKLAGMTGTAETEAGEFWDIYKLDVVVIPTNRPVIRIDANDFVFKTKREKYNAVIDEIVRLVDLGRPVLVGTTSVEVSELLSRMLKLRGIKHNVLNAKLHQREAEIVAEAGKSKTVTIATNMAGRGTDIKLSPEVREAGGLAIIGTERHDSRRVDRQLRGRAGRQGDPGSSQFFVSLEDDLMRLFSSERIIRVMDRLGHQEGDVIQHSMITKSIERAQKKVEENNFGIRKRLLEYDDVMNSQRTVIYKQRRQALLGERIGVAVANNTYDVCEAIVMEYQPVNDPEGFRMEVLRVLSVDYEVDPEEFQKARPNELAESLYRYVREAYQRKVEHIAQQAYPVIKNVFETRGDVFKNIVVPFTDGQRMYSVVTNLEKAYRTNGEDLMRSFEKSVILAHIDEAWKEHLREMDDLKQSVQNAAYEQKDPLLIYKFESYNLFKTMVEKINKGMVSTLMKGQIPMQEPEHVREAEEKRTDLSKLRESRSEAQAAAANREQVRHEPVKVGPKVGRNDPCPCGSGLKYKNCHGKNE
- a CDS encoding YbhB/YbcL family Raf kinase inhibitor-like protein, producing MKIETFTLRSNDTGGVAALRQVHPDCGGQNISPELSWVNAPEGTRSFAITMYDKDAPTGGGFWHWLMFDIPASVGELRPDAGNTFGHLAPVSAVQSLNDYGTYGYGGPNPPHGHGWHNYMITLYALDIESLEMSKDTLPAQVGFKLWKHTLEKASIVFYYRT
- the upp gene encoding uracil phosphoribosyltransferase, with product MVNVIDTRNSVLNTFLSEIRAVDIQQDRMRFRRNLERVGEVMAYEISKTFDYSARTIQTPINPISVMLPRQEVVIATVLRAGLPFHQGFLNYFDHAGSAFVSARRAYSRVEGQIEIRFDSVYTPDLTGKQLLLVDPMLATGKSLVITYRELLKQGNLPAHTHIASVIASRQGVEYVEKELAGEPLTLWTAALDEALTDKFYIDPGLGDAGDLAFGDKK
- a CDS encoding mannose-1-phosphate guanylyltransferase — encoded protein: MNHIIIMAGGVGSRFWPMSTPERPKQFIDVLGTGYTLLQLTADRFEGICPVENIWVVTSVRYRELVKAQLPGIPDSNILLEPCMRNTAPCIAYAAWKIKKKDPQANLIVTAADHIVMDVPEFKRVIREGIDFVKSEDRILTIGMWPTRPETGYGYIKVKQEEDGAESGAKVIREVEGFKEKPDLKTAEAYLAAGGYYWNAGIFLWNVRTVENAFRRNEPEIAAIFDSLNDIYYSSDEQQAIDAKFPECKHISVDYAIMEHASNIYVFPAAFGWSDLGTWGSLYEQLPKGDGRNAVVGGKVCMVESEGCVVHVSADKKILIQGLKDYIVAEQDNVILICRKADEQRIKEFSTQLR